The genomic window CCTGCGGATGTACGCCTTCGAGCGGCTGCGGCGCATCGTGCTGCGGATGGACGCCTGGCTGCCGAGCGGATCGCCGGTGCTGCTCGTCCACGTCCGGCTGCACAATCCCTCGCCGCAGCCGACCCCGGTCTACTGGTGGTCCAACATCGCCGTCCCCGAGGACGCGGACACCCGCGTGCTGGGCCCGGCCGGGCACGCCTTCCACTGCGACTACGTCAGCGACCTGACCCGGGTGCCCTTCCCCCAGCTGGACGGCGCCGACCGCAGCTACCCGGGCCGGGTCGCCCGCGCCGCCGACTACTTCCTCGACATCCCGGACGGCGAGCGCCGCTGGATCGCCGCCCTGGACCGGGACGGCACCGGACTCGTGCAGACCTCCACCGACCGGCTGCGCGGTCGCAAGCTGTTCTGCTGGGGCACCGCCACCGGCGGCCGGCACTGGCAGGAGTGGCTCTCCGGGCCGGGCACCGGTTACCTGGAGATCCAGGCCGGCCTGGCCCGCACCCAGCTGGAACACCTGCCGCTGCCCGCCGGGGAGACCTGGTCGTGGACCGAGGCGTACGGCAGGCTCGAAGCCGATCCGGCCGCCGTGCACGGCAGTTGGGAGCAGGCACGGGCAGCGGCCGGCACGGCACTGGACCGCCTCGTGCCGCCGTCCGCGCTGGCGGAGGCGCTGACCGCGGCGGACGGCTTCGGCGAGCCCGTGGAACAGCTGTCCGACGGCTCGGGCTGGGCGGCCCTGGAGACCGAAGCGGGCGAGCTGCCCGCCTCCCGGCAGCTGCCCTTCGGTGCGCCCGGCGCCGAGCAGCAGCCCTGGCGCCGACTGCTCGCCACCGGGACCCTGCCGGTCAGCGACCCGCCCGCCGCCCCCGTCACCGGAGCCCACTGGCGCCGCCGCCTTGAGGACCACGCGCCGGACTGGCACGCCCTCTACCACCTCGGCCTGCTGCGCCTGGCCGACGGCGAAGCCGACGCCGCCCGGCAGGCATTCAAGCGCTCACTGGGCGAACGGCGGACCTGCTGGGCACTGCGCGCGCTGGCGCAGCTGGCCCCCGACCCGCAGGAGGCCGCCGACCTGATGGCCGAGGCCCACCAACTGCGGCCCGGCTTGCGGGAGCTGACCATCGAGGTGCTCGACACGCTGCTCGCGGCCGACCGCGTGCGAACGGCCCTCGCCCTCATCGAGGCACTGCCCGCCGCCACCCGCGCGCACGGCCGGATCCGGCTGGCCGAGGCCACCGCCGCCCACGCCGCCGGTGACGACGACCGGGTGCGCCGGCTGCTGGCCGAGGGCATCCGGGTGGACAACATGCGCGAGGGCGAGGTGTCCCTGGACACCCTGTGGCTCGCCGTCCACCCCGGCGAACCGGTACCGCCGCAGTACGACTTCCGCATGTCGGCGGGCTGATCCCGCACCGGACCGCACCACCCTGGGGGGAAGAGCTGGTCGGGACCCCCGTCCCGACCCGACCGGCGTCGGCCTGCGACGCCGGTACACCCGGGGCCCGCCCCCACGGCGGCCCCGAGAAGACAAGGAGTCACTGTGTCAGCTCCTCGAAGTCCCCGAAGCGCCCGAAGTCCTCGAAGTGCCCGAAGCTCCCGAAGTGCCCGAAGCTCGCGAAGTGCCCGAGGTTCGGGACGCCGCAGGCTGCTCGGCGCGGTCACGGCCCTGGCGCTGTCGCTGGCCGGCGGCAACCTGCTGGGCGCCGCGCAGGCCTCGGCCGCACCCCACGCGGCCACCTACACGATCACCATCGGCTCGACGGGCAGCTACGGCTACGCCGACGACACCCCGGCCAGCCCGTACCTCGACAAGGACGGCACCTTCTACTTCCAGGAGTCCCACTCGCTCTACGGCGCCACCGACCCGCGCCAGTGGAGCTTCTACACCGGCAGCGACTTCGCCGGTGCCACCCTCGACACCTCGCTGAGCAACGCCGTCGACCCCGCCAACTCCAAGGACAGCAACGGCGACACCACCTGGCGCTGCAACACGAGCGTCACCGGAGTCAACTCCACCGCCGCGCCCGCTGGTTCGGGCTACTCCCAGCCCAACTACTGCGACCTGGTGGGCGTCTGGGTCGACCCGGACACCGGCGACTGGTACGGGCTGGTGCACAACGAGTTCACCCCCCAGCCGTTCGGCGACGGCCTGCACTACGACGCCATCGACTACGCGGTCTCCCACGACCAGGGCCACACCTGGACCATCTCCGGCCACGCCATCACCTCCCCGTACAGCACCACGCGCGGCGACAACTCGGCGTTCCCGAACCAGACCTACGACTACGGCGACGGCGACCCGCGCCTGTTCGTCGACACC from Kitasatospora sp. NBC_01250 includes these protein-coding regions:
- a CDS encoding DUF5107 domain-containing protein, whose amino-acid sequence is MTSSLHTGLLRIEGTADPVAGLLPILHGLSPSTAGGAGVDEEMRRNLAYGAPSSLLPYTRQGDYDRVRAERELPCVVLANEILTATFLPSLGGRLWSLVHRPSGRELLHRNPVLQPANLALRDAWLAGGVEWNLGMTGHWPLTCEPLHAVRLNAPDGTPVLRMYAFERLRRIVLRMDAWLPSGSPVLLVHVRLHNPSPQPTPVYWWSNIAVPEDADTRVLGPAGHAFHCDYVSDLTRVPFPQLDGADRSYPGRVARAADYFLDIPDGERRWIAALDRDGTGLVQTSTDRLRGRKLFCWGTATGGRHWQEWLSGPGTGYLEIQAGLARTQLEHLPLPAGETWSWTEAYGRLEADPAAVHGSWEQARAAAGTALDRLVPPSALAEALTAADGFGEPVEQLSDGSGWAALETEAGELPASRQLPFGAPGAEQQPWRRLLATGTLPVSDPPAAPVTGAHWRRRLEDHAPDWHALYHLGLLRLADGEADAARQAFKRSLGERRTCWALRALAQLAPDPQEAADLMAEAHQLRPGLRELTIEVLDTLLAADRVRTALALIEALPAATRAHGRIRLAEATAAHAAGDDDRVRRLLAEGIRVDNMREGEVSLDTLWLAVHPGEPVPPQYDFRMSAG